One Vibrio sp. CDRSL-10 TSBA genomic region harbors:
- a CDS encoding thiamine ABC transporter permease, which yields MRAAYYLLLTLCLLPLVPGAAGMLLSAFSYIPVLGADHFSLAAFSAVWQWHGIGYSLLLSVSSALLSSYLALLLCFAIVQTLWHSRFWHRVENLLAGLLAFPHVAFAIGFAFLFAPSGMLARIITSLLADEGAHPIGVWLVQDSYALGLSVALALKETPFLLMMSIPVLQQLNVRNQLKVGAALGYAPHQTWSKVLFPQWLRAMRFALFAVIAYSVSVVDVSLILGPNTPPTFAVLVWQWFNDPDLKQLPRAAAGAVVLLMTAGMMLFAVVMIEKIVLQAYRRWQWSGRSGFALPGRLCLWLVAGIAIALVPVMLVWSVAQRWRFPDLWPSQFSLRFWLSEWPTMLPTLWQSIWIALLSGSLALLAAIVAHEYRIGHKRTLPLWLMVLPMLVPQISLLLGIQVTTLWVAAERYYLWVVWSHWLFAMPLVYLALDGPWRSYNAGYTRVGLSLGKSPWQLFWRIKAPLLLPAILYAWAVGISVSLAQYLPTLMLGGGRIATITTEAVALSSGFDRRVMAIYALWQALLPFIFFTLAVLLSRMQTRRRRTFSAPQIATTSEKP from the coding sequence GCTCGCGGCCTTTAGCGCAGTGTGGCAATGGCACGGCATTGGCTACTCACTGCTGCTCTCCGTTAGCTCTGCGCTGCTCAGCAGCTATCTGGCGCTGCTGCTCTGTTTTGCGATTGTGCAAACCTTGTGGCACAGCCGGTTCTGGCATAGGGTTGAAAATCTGCTGGCAGGTTTACTGGCTTTTCCCCACGTTGCTTTTGCGATCGGTTTCGCTTTCCTGTTTGCGCCGAGCGGCATGCTGGCACGCATAATTACATCCCTACTGGCCGATGAAGGCGCTCACCCCATCGGTGTCTGGCTGGTTCAGGACAGTTATGCGCTTGGGCTTAGCGTCGCGCTGGCCTTAAAAGAAACCCCTTTCCTTTTGATGATGAGTATACCCGTCCTGCAGCAACTGAATGTTCGTAACCAGCTCAAAGTCGGTGCCGCACTCGGGTATGCGCCGCACCAGACCTGGAGTAAGGTGCTGTTCCCGCAGTGGCTGAGAGCCATGCGCTTTGCTCTGTTTGCCGTGATCGCCTATTCGGTTTCTGTGGTCGATGTCAGCCTGATCCTTGGCCCCAACACACCGCCGACTTTTGCCGTCTTGGTCTGGCAATGGTTTAACGATCCTGACCTTAAGCAATTGCCGCGCGCGGCAGCGGGCGCTGTCGTGCTGCTTATGACTGCCGGTATGATGTTGTTTGCGGTCGTCATGATTGAAAAAATCGTGCTGCAGGCATACCGCCGCTGGCAATGGTCAGGGCGCAGCGGATTCGCTCTGCCGGGGCGTTTGTGTCTGTGGCTGGTTGCTGGTATCGCCATCGCACTGGTGCCTGTGATGCTGGTGTGGAGTGTTGCCCAGCGCTGGCGCTTTCCGGATCTGTGGCCAAGTCAGTTCAGTCTGCGTTTCTGGCTCAGTGAATGGCCGACGATGCTGCCGACCCTGTGGCAGAGCATCTGGATTGCTCTGCTCAGCGGCAGCCTGGCTCTGCTCGCGGCCATAGTGGCGCACGAGTACCGCATCGGTCACAAACGGACATTACCGCTGTGGCTGATGGTGCTGCCGATGCTGGTGCCGCAAATTTCCCTGCTACTGGGGATTCAGGTCACCACCTTATGGGTTGCCGCAGAGCGCTATTACTTGTGGGTGGTCTGGTCGCACTGGCTGTTTGCCATGCCGCTGGTTTATCTGGCGCTGGATGGGCCCTGGCGCAGCTACAATGCCGGCTATACCCGCGTCGGGCTGAGTCTCGGTAAAAGTCCGTGGCAGCTGTTCTGGCGGATCAAAGCACCTTTGTTACTGCCGGCGATTTTGTATGCCTGGGCGGTCGGGATCAGCGTCAGCCTGGCGCAATATCTGCCGACGTTGATGCTGGGAGGCGGCCGTATCGCCACCATTACCACCGAAGCGGTCGCCCTGTCGAGCGGCTTTGACCGTCGGGTGATGGCAATTTATGCGCTTTGGCAGGCACTGCTGCCTTTTATATTCTTTACTCTGGCGGTACTTTTAAGCCGCATGCAGACGCGCCGACGACGCACTTTTTCTGCGCCGCAGATTGCAACCACAAGTGAAAAACCATGA
- a CDS encoding ATP-binding cassette domain-containing protein: MTFSIQKLTLNGPDGSPLLRDFSLTIQPGEVVSLMGPSGCGKSTLLSVIAGHLSDDFRYQGRLQLNKVMLNALPAHQRQVGMLFQDDLLFPHLNIWQNLAFALPDAIKGKQRRQQALQALEDIQLSAIADAFPEQISGGQRARVSLTRMLLAKPAIALLDEPFNKLDKALRGQFRDWVFTRLQQAAIPTLMVTHDEEDAPQDGRIIQWPTENSHA, from the coding sequence ATGACCTTCTCAATTCAAAAACTCACGCTCAATGGTCCGGACGGTTCTCCTCTGCTGCGCGACTTCAGCCTGACCATTCAACCCGGTGAAGTGGTCTCTTTAATGGGGCCAAGCGGCTGTGGCAAGTCGACGTTGCTGAGTGTGATTGCCGGCCATCTGAGTGACGATTTCCGCTATCAGGGCAGACTGCAGCTGAATAAGGTGATGCTCAATGCTCTGCCGGCCCACCAGCGACAGGTCGGTATGCTGTTTCAGGACGATTTACTGTTTCCCCATCTCAATATCTGGCAGAATCTGGCATTTGCTTTACCCGATGCCATCAAAGGCAAACAGCGCAGGCAACAGGCGCTGCAGGCCCTGGAAGATATTCAGCTCAGCGCCATTGCTGATGCCTTTCCGGAGCAGATTTCCGGAGGGCAACGCGCACGCGTCAGCCTGACCCGCATGCTGCTCGCCAAGCCTGCCATCGCTTTGCTGGATGAACCGTTTAATAAACTCGATAAAGCCCTGCGCGGTCAGTTTCGCGACTGGGTGTTTACCCGCTTACAACAGGCAGCCATCCCGACCCTGATGGTGACACACGACGAGGAAGATGCGCCGCAGGACGGCCGCATTATCCAATGGCCTACGGAGAATTCTCATGCTTGA
- a CDS encoding CDP-alcohol phosphatidyltransferase family protein → MLDRHLIPLIRWPLNQSASLLDKISITANQVTLFGFLLGCLAFPALVLEQYLLALLLIILNRVCDGLDGALARMQGLTDAGGFLDISLDFLFYSLIPFGFVVANPEHNAIAGAFLIFSFIGTGCSFLAFAVMAGKRGIQNPVYQHKSLYYMSGLTEGTETIATLVLFCLFPAHFALIAYLFGAACWFTTATRIYSGYHTLRAAEQE, encoded by the coding sequence ATGCTTGACCGCCACCTAATCCCTTTGATCCGCTGGCCACTAAACCAGTCCGCCAGCCTGCTGGATAAAATCAGCATTACCGCCAATCAGGTCACCTTGTTCGGCTTTCTGCTTGGCTGCCTGGCATTTCCGGCTCTGGTACTGGAACAATATCTGCTTGCTTTGCTGCTGATTATACTCAACCGTGTGTGTGACGGACTCGATGGCGCTCTGGCCAGAATGCAGGGGCTGACCGACGCAGGTGGCTTTCTCGATATCAGTCTCGATTTCCTGTTCTACTCACTGATCCCGTTTGGCTTCGTCGTCGCCAATCCGGAACACAACGCCATCGCCGGCGCTTTTTTGATCTTTTCTTTTATCGGTACCGGTTGCAGCTTTCTCGCTTTTGCGGTCATGGCCGGTAAACGCGGCATTCAGAATCCGGTCTACCAGCATAAATCGTTGTACTACATGAGTGGCCTGACTGAAGGCACGGAAACCATCGCCACATTAGTGCTGTTCTGCCTGTTTCCGGCTCACTTTGCGCTCATCGCCTACCTGTTTGGCGCTGCCTGCTGGTTTACCACCGCGACGCGTATTTACTCCGGTTACCACACCTTGCGAGCTGCAGAGCAGGAATAA
- a CDS encoding PBPRA1643 family SWIM/SEC-C metal-binding motif protein: MSKLFFKGRIDARQNHVISGYNVKRDVKAGTEEAPLNLVVPTEARKAEIEALLSEHSIVAHIVVDANQAENTVELDTLLNKPKTITYDKTPNRNEPCICGIGKKYKKCCA; encoded by the coding sequence ATGTCCAAACTATTTTTCAAAGGTCGAATCGATGCTCGGCAAAATCACGTCATTTCAGGCTACAACGTGAAACGTGACGTAAAAGCAGGCACTGAAGAAGCTCCGCTCAATCTTGTCGTCCCAACCGAGGCCCGTAAAGCAGAAATTGAAGCACTACTTTCTGAGCACTCAATCGTGGCTCATATTGTCGTCGACGCAAACCAAGCAGAGAACACCGTCGAGCTTGATACGCTGTTAAACAAGCCGAAAACAATTACCTACGACAAAACACCAAACCGTAATGAACCATGTATTTGCGGAATTGGCAAAAAGTACAAAAAATGCTGTGCTTAA
- a CDS encoding GNAT family N-acetyltransferase has translation MEYREATLEDVVQLSKLFHAYRQLSVSLDNHANEDESSKWISSRISDGKGVFLIALNDEKLLGFVTLYQGFSSISLNHYWVLNDLYVTSEARGLGLGRGLMEFAEIYAVKTDSKGIELETSLDNKVAQSLYEDLGYLENTRYKTYFKKTA, from the coding sequence ATGGAATATCGCGAAGCAACACTTGAAGACGTTGTACAATTGTCCAAGCTTTTTCATGCCTATCGACAACTTTCTGTCAGTCTAGATAACCATGCTAACGAAGATGAATCGTCAAAGTGGATTTCATCAAGAATATCAGACGGGAAAGGTGTTTTTTTAATCGCATTAAATGATGAGAAACTATTGGGCTTTGTTACTTTATATCAGGGTTTTAGCTCAATTTCGTTAAACCATTACTGGGTGCTGAATGACCTGTATGTTACAAGCGAAGCAAGAGGTTTAGGATTGGGCCGTGGTCTAATGGAGTTCGCTGAAATTTATGCAGTAAAGACTGATTCAAAAGGTATAGAGTTAGAAACTTCGCTTGATAATAAAGTGGCCCAGTCGCTCTACGAAGATTTGGGGTATTTAGAGAACACTCGTTATAAAACGTACTTTAAAAAGACTGCTTAA
- a CDS encoding LysR family transcriptional regulator produces the protein MDTIDGMRTVVAVIETGSFTAASERLGISKSLTSKYVNRVEEQLGVKLFHRTTRKLSVNQAGQDYYLQAQQVLDKFDQLYHQLHSNNQEASGHIRVTASQSFAEEMLSPIIPEFYVRYPNIQIDIIVTNQKLDLVEQGIDIAFRACELEDSNLRYRKVMSLQSSVYAAPDLAKQYRHEPELKQLPCLIDSNLHSTARWPVVADTLHPKNAGNSLAVLAVFKSNSPRLIRQLTLSGVGASYQPDILAAPYVKKGLLQKLDIGFMPLKYPLNALYRGGSYQPERVKVFLDFVIDKLGAQD, from the coding sequence ATGGACACTATCGATGGTATGAGAACAGTTGTGGCAGTAATAGAAACGGGTTCATTTACCGCAGCTTCAGAACGGTTAGGAATATCTAAATCGCTGACGTCCAAGTACGTTAACCGCGTCGAAGAGCAACTTGGCGTCAAACTTTTTCACCGTACTACTCGTAAGCTTTCAGTGAATCAGGCAGGCCAAGATTACTACCTTCAAGCACAACAGGTTCTGGATAAGTTTGACCAGCTATATCATCAGCTCCACTCAAATAATCAAGAGGCTTCGGGTCATATACGCGTTACGGCTTCCCAAAGTTTTGCGGAAGAAATGTTAAGTCCAATTATCCCTGAGTTTTACGTTCGCTATCCGAATATTCAGATTGATATCATCGTTACCAACCAAAAACTGGATTTAGTGGAACAAGGCATAGACATCGCCTTTCGTGCCTGTGAACTTGAAGATTCCAACTTAAGATACCGTAAGGTAATGTCACTCCAAAGTTCAGTGTATGCCGCGCCTGATTTAGCGAAACAGTACCGTCATGAGCCGGAATTAAAACAACTGCCTTGCCTTATCGATAGCAATCTTCACTCCACCGCTCGCTGGCCGGTGGTGGCTGATACTTTGCATCCGAAAAATGCTGGTAATAGTCTAGCCGTGCTCGCTGTTTTCAAAAGCAATAGCCCAAGGCTTATTCGTCAGCTGACGCTCTCAGGCGTCGGGGCGAGCTATCAACCCGATATTCTCGCTGCACCTTATGTCAAAAAGGGGCTTTTGCAAAAACTTGATATCGGTTTTATGCCGCTCAAATATCCGTTGAATGCTCTCTACCGTGGCGGCTCTTATCAACCTGAACGGGTGAAAGTCTTTTTAGATTTTGTGATTGATAAGCTTGGTGCACAGGATTGA
- a CDS encoding glutathione S-transferase gives MLKLYWHPISGHAHRVHMLLSILELDFELITVDLPAGEHQRPEFLALNPFGQIPVLVDGETIISDSNAILVYLATVYDKEKQWLPEVPLVRASIEQFLSLAAHRLAGSIAKLRAANLFNRSIDSEPLTAEAYKLLVQLQNYQNGRQWLVGTQPTIADLALYSYIKLAPEGGIDLTDYPAIKAWLKRVEDLPGFVPIRLSNVGLRQEVINSDVR, from the coding sequence ATGCTAAAACTATACTGGCACCCTATCTCAGGGCACGCACACCGCGTGCACATGCTGTTAAGTATCCTCGAATTGGATTTTGAGCTCATTACCGTCGATCTGCCGGCTGGGGAACATCAACGGCCGGAGTTTTTGGCACTTAATCCGTTTGGTCAAATCCCAGTTTTAGTCGATGGTGAAACCATCATTTCAGATTCGAACGCAATATTGGTTTATCTCGCTACCGTTTACGATAAGGAAAAGCAATGGTTACCGGAGGTGCCTCTGGTACGTGCAAGTATCGAGCAGTTTCTTTCTCTGGCAGCTCATCGGCTGGCGGGCTCAATAGCCAAACTACGCGCAGCAAACTTATTTAATCGCAGCATAGACAGTGAACCGTTAACTGCAGAAGCTTATAAGCTACTTGTTCAACTCCAGAACTACCAAAACGGCCGCCAATGGTTGGTCGGTACACAGCCCACGATTGCGGACTTAGCCCTGTACAGCTATATCAAATTGGCACCAGAAGGCGGCATAGATTTAACTGACTACCCTGCTATCAAAGCTTGGCTTAAACGAGTAGAAGATCTACCTGGCTTCGTACCTATTCGACTCTCGAATGTCGGACTGCGGCAGGAAGTGATAAACAGTGATGTCCGTTAG
- a CDS encoding ABC transporter ATP-binding protein, producing MEHPVVTLTQASKSFVDGKETHRVLEQVDFSLTRAASVALTGASGSGKSTLLNVIAGFEQLTKGELWLDGENTATWKDAQWGRFRYQKLGVIFQQFNLLTPLNVQQNIAFPLQLNQRKWDAWCDYLVDTLGIRPLLERHVSALSGGQQQRVAIARALAHQPKLLLADEPTGNLDQKAGSEVMRLISELTTQGNTAVLLVTHNPECAGFMQTHLCLNNGRLNNGQLTSAQQSSMHQNNGQPHETD from the coding sequence ATGGAACACCCAGTTGTCACACTTACACAAGCCAGTAAAAGCTTTGTCGATGGTAAAGAGACACATCGCGTTCTGGAACAGGTCGATTTCTCCCTGACGCGCGCGGCAAGTGTCGCGTTAACCGGGGCCAGTGGCAGTGGGAAAAGTACCCTGCTCAATGTGATTGCGGGCTTTGAGCAGCTGACTAAGGGCGAGCTGTGGTTAGACGGAGAGAACACCGCCACCTGGAAAGATGCTCAATGGGGCCGCTTTCGTTATCAAAAGCTTGGCGTCATCTTCCAGCAATTTAATCTGTTAACGCCTCTCAACGTTCAGCAAAATATCGCCTTTCCGCTGCAGTTAAACCAGCGCAAATGGGATGCGTGGTGTGACTATCTGGTGGACACACTGGGTATCCGTCCCCTGCTTGAACGGCATGTCTCTGCCCTTTCCGGCGGTCAGCAGCAACGCGTGGCGATAGCCCGGGCTTTAGCCCACCAACCCAAACTGTTACTGGCTGACGAACCAACCGGCAACCTGGATCAAAAAGCCGGTTCAGAAGTGATGAGGCTGATCAGCGAGCTCACCACACAGGGCAACACCGCGGTACTTTTGGTCACTCACAACCCGGAATGTGCCGGATTTATGCAGACTCACTTATGCCTGAACAATGGGCGCTTAAACAATGGACAGCTGACTTCTGCACAGCAAAGCTCTATGCACCAGAATAACGGCCAGCCGCATGAAACCGACTAA
- a CDS encoding lipocalin-like domain-containing protein, with product MRNPIVSNLILALGCFSLIGCEEPQPNRVDLLLGGNEPQTAQQPFTQVVQGVPLSFPADHRAHRDFRHEWWYLTANLTDEQGNPLGLQWTQFRFASAPQNHASDSRETGWQSRQIYMAHSAVTTQEQHYADEKWSRDKAQLAGVDDSPFRVYLDDWQWTSASDDLFPATLITRSKQFGYSLTLTSEAPYQKQGEQGYSTKSADGQVASYYYSQPFIDVQGEVTIDGKTLRVSGKGWIDREWSSQYLHDSQQGWDWFALRLSDDISLVVFQMRDAKTGQASYAHARLMNKNGAGTAVEQKDIRLEAIKQTEIDATRYPTQWQLSIPRHQIQLTISALNPNAQMPLSVPYWEGPVTIEGTHSGTGYMELTGY from the coding sequence ATGAGAAATCCGATAGTGAGCAATCTTATCCTCGCACTGGGCTGTTTTTCCCTTATCGGCTGTGAAGAGCCGCAACCTAACCGCGTCGATCTGTTGCTCGGTGGCAATGAACCACAAACGGCGCAGCAGCCGTTCACACAGGTGGTGCAAGGCGTGCCTCTCTCCTTCCCTGCCGATCACCGCGCGCATCGCGACTTTCGCCATGAATGGTGGTATTTAACCGCCAACCTCACCGATGAGCAGGGTAATCCGCTTGGTTTGCAGTGGACTCAATTCCGTTTTGCTTCTGCACCCCAAAACCATGCCTCCGATAGCCGCGAAACGGGCTGGCAAAGCCGGCAAATCTATATGGCGCACAGCGCGGTCACGACGCAAGAACAACACTACGCCGATGAAAAGTGGTCGCGGGACAAGGCTCAGCTTGCCGGGGTCGATGACTCACCCTTTCGGGTCTATCTCGATGATTGGCAATGGACATCAGCGAGCGATGACCTATTTCCTGCCACCTTAATCACCCGCTCGAAGCAATTTGGTTACTCGCTCACCCTCACCAGCGAAGCCCCTTATCAAAAACAAGGCGAGCAAGGCTACAGCACCAAAAGTGCTGATGGTCAGGTCGCTTCCTACTATTACAGTCAGCCCTTTATTGATGTGCAAGGAGAAGTCACCATCGACGGCAAGACATTGCGTGTCTCAGGCAAAGGATGGATAGACCGGGAGTGGAGCTCGCAATATTTACACGACTCACAGCAAGGGTGGGACTGGTTCGCACTCAGGTTAAGTGATGACATCAGCTTAGTGGTGTTCCAGATGCGCGATGCGAAAACCGGCCAGGCCAGTTATGCACATGCCCGGCTGATGAATAAAAACGGCGCAGGAACCGCGGTCGAACAAAAAGATATTCGCTTAGAGGCCATTAAGCAGACCGAAATTGACGCAACGCGTTACCCGACACAGTGGCAGTTGTCGATTCCACGTCACCAAATACAACTCACCATTAGCGCGCTCAATCCAAACGCCCAAATGCCACTGTCTGTCCCTTACTGGGAGGGGCCGGTAACCATTGAAGGCACTCATTCCGGCACGGGGTATATGGAGCTTACCGGCTACTGA
- a CDS encoding flavin reductase family protein, whose amino-acid sequence MQNKTLNSQQIAEMESRYRARLISSLSGFKSANLVGTVDVDGNTNLAIVSSVTHIGSNPPLISFISSPKSVERHTLENILQTGVFSLNSVQADFAPLAHQTSARYPKQQSEFQAVGLTPQFEDGFAAPFVQESQVKIALKLVEHHTIKANNTEMVIGQVEQIHLPQEIIMPDGYLDIESIDWVTISGLDSYHTTQRQFRLQYAKPDKPLLPLSVSGKKSAYPE is encoded by the coding sequence ATGCAGAACAAGACATTGAACAGTCAGCAAATCGCCGAGATGGAAAGTCGTTATCGCGCAAGATTAATCAGCAGTCTAAGCGGCTTTAAAAGTGCCAATCTGGTGGGTACGGTTGATGTTGACGGAAACACTAACCTGGCGATTGTCAGCTCAGTGACGCATATCGGTTCTAACCCGCCGTTGATCAGTTTTATCAGCAGTCCGAAATCTGTCGAACGCCACACGCTGGAAAATATTTTGCAGACTGGGGTGTTTAGTTTGAATTCGGTGCAAGCAGACTTCGCTCCCCTTGCCCACCAAACCTCAGCACGCTATCCAAAGCAACAAAGTGAATTTCAGGCTGTTGGATTAACCCCGCAATTTGAGGACGGCTTTGCCGCACCTTTTGTGCAAGAGAGCCAGGTCAAGATCGCCTTGAAGCTGGTTGAGCACCACACCATCAAGGCCAACAACACCGAGATGGTGATCGGTCAGGTTGAGCAAATTCACCTGCCCCAAGAGATCATCATGCCGGACGGCTATCTTGATATTGAATCAATCGATTGGGTAACCATCAGCGGCCTGGATAGTTACCACACCACGCAACGACAGTTCCGCCTGCAATACGCCAAACCCGACAAGCCGTTACTGCCCCTTTCAGTTTCTGGTAAGAAAAGCGCGTATCCTGAGTGA
- a CDS encoding acetyl-CoA C-acyltransferase — translation MDITIFDGIRTPFGKQGGVLAYTRPDDLLAQCIKHLIDKSPAVKDHIEDVIIGDTNQAGEDSRNIARNAALLADLNITTGGMTVNRLCGSGVAAVLDAYRMASNNEGDFFIAGGVESMSRAPLVMAKAESPFSSVPKFEDSAIGWRFANKALLDKIGNDSLVQTAENIATDCAISKQAADQFAYRSQFNYQQALERGFFNGEILATQVKTNQRKCPYSVADQDEHPRLNTQLDKLSALQPLTPGGTVTAGNASGINDGAAALLLGDRAKGEALGLKARAKVIGAAIAGVEPRVMGLGAAPAAQKALQRAGLSIDDMDIIELNEAFAVQVLGCLQKLNLAFDDERVNPNGGAIAVGHPLGASGARLLLTAMRQLEQTGKRYALVSMCIGIGQGIACVLETLRLILPCDWIKAAITVQFYPY, via the coding sequence ATGGACATTACAATCTTTGATGGAATTCGTACGCCATTTGGTAAACAAGGCGGTGTATTAGCGTATACCCGCCCGGACGATCTGCTGGCCCAATGCATTAAGCATCTCATAGACAAATCACCGGCTGTAAAGGATCACATTGAAGATGTGATTATCGGCGATACCAATCAGGCGGGAGAAGACTCTCGCAATATCGCGCGGAATGCGGCGCTGCTGGCTGACTTAAACATCACCACCGGTGGCATGACCGTGAATCGTTTATGTGGCTCGGGGGTTGCTGCGGTGTTGGATGCGTATCGCATGGCCAGTAACAATGAAGGGGACTTCTTTATTGCCGGTGGTGTTGAAAGTATGAGCCGGGCACCATTGGTGATGGCGAAGGCTGAGTCACCGTTTTCCAGTGTGCCTAAATTTGAAGATTCAGCGATTGGCTGGCGATTTGCCAATAAAGCGCTGCTCGACAAAATTGGCAACGACTCTTTGGTGCAGACTGCTGAAAACATTGCGACCGACTGTGCGATATCCAAACAAGCAGCGGACCAGTTTGCTTACCGCTCGCAGTTTAACTATCAACAAGCTTTGGAACGTGGCTTCTTTAACGGTGAAATTTTGGCGACTCAGGTTAAAACCAACCAGCGAAAATGCCCGTATTCCGTGGCGGATCAGGATGAGCATCCGCGTCTCAACACCCAGTTGGACAAGCTGAGTGCGCTGCAACCCCTGACTCCGGGCGGAACCGTCACGGCAGGCAATGCTTCAGGGATCAATGATGGTGCGGCGGCTCTGCTATTGGGTGACCGGGCAAAAGGCGAAGCGTTGGGGCTGAAAGCGCGGGCGAAAGTCATTGGTGCGGCTATCGCCGGTGTCGAGCCGAGAGTTATGGGGCTGGGCGCGGCACCGGCCGCACAAAAAGCCTTGCAACGGGCTGGCCTGTCGATCGACGATATGGACATCATCGAACTGAATGAAGCGTTTGCTGTACAGGTTTTGGGGTGTTTACAAAAGCTTAACCTCGCGTTTGACGACGAGCGAGTGAACCCGAATGGCGGTGCCATTGCGGTTGGCCATCCGCTGGGTGCATCGGGAGCGCGTCTTCTCCTCACCGCGATGCGCCAATTGGAGCAGACCGGCAAACGCTATGCGTTGGTCTCAATGTGTATCGGTATTGGTCAGGGCATCGCATGTGTGCTGGAAACGCTGCGACTGATATTGCCCTGTGATTGGATAAAAGCTGCCATAACGGTGCAGTTTTATCCCTACTAA
- a CDS encoding 3-oxoacid CoA-transferase subunit B: MVEQLSVQQLSSLGLTRNQMAWRAAQDIEDGSYVNLGIGIPEKVAEFVEKGKTVCYHTENGILGFGPTPEEEACDPELINAGKRPVSMIPGCSFFNQADSFAMMRGGHINRCFLGAMQVSARGDLANWITNDPNAIPAVGGAMDLVAGVKNIGVLTEHVTRDGQPKLVAQCSYPLTGIGVITRIYTNLAVIDTSVNGFIVREIVEGLSVEQLQQFTGAPLLLPEEGVKTLFTPEL; the protein is encoded by the coding sequence ATGGTAGAGCAATTATCCGTACAGCAACTGTCTTCGTTAGGGCTCACCCGCAACCAGATGGCCTGGCGCGCAGCCCAGGATATTGAAGATGGGTCTTATGTCAACTTGGGCATCGGCATCCCGGAAAAGGTCGCCGAATTTGTTGAGAAAGGCAAAACAGTCTGTTACCACACTGAGAACGGCATACTCGGATTTGGTCCGACGCCGGAAGAAGAAGCGTGTGACCCCGAGCTGATCAATGCTGGTAAACGTCCGGTATCGATGATACCTGGGTGCTCGTTTTTTAATCAGGCAGACAGTTTTGCCATGATGCGTGGCGGGCATATTAACCGTTGCTTCTTAGGTGCAATGCAGGTTTCAGCCCGTGGTGACCTCGCTAACTGGATCACCAATGACCCGAACGCCATTCCTGCCGTTGGCGGCGCGATGGACCTAGTGGCGGGTGTCAAAAACATCGGAGTACTGACCGAGCATGTGACCCGTGACGGGCAACCAAAATTAGTCGCGCAATGCAGCTATCCGCTGACAGGAATTGGGGTGATCACCCGCATCTATACCAATCTGGCGGTCATTGATACCAGCGTGAACGGATTTATTGTACGCGAAATTGTGGAAGGACTCAGTGTTGAGCAGCTTCAGCAGTTTACCGGTGCTCCTTTGCTGTTACCTGAAGAAGGGGTGAAGACCCTTTTTACCCCTGAGCTATAG
- a CDS encoding SDR family oxidoreductase, protein MNKNTVLITGGARNIGGSITHALKQLGYTTIVADINDPEEVNDVDFFYRVDFNQLDESKRVLQQIVETHNPLNLVNNVGIVKPALLDDVDIEDFHLLMNINARAALLSTQALVPAMKQQGFGRIVTTTSRVILGKELRTCYSATKGALTAMSRTWALELAPFGITVNCVAPGPIATTAFWENNPKDSPQYEKIISSVPARKMGSVEDVSHAIQFFLDEKSHFITGQTLFVCGGITVGLAS, encoded by the coding sequence ATGAACAAAAATACAGTGCTGATTACAGGTGGGGCCCGCAATATTGGCGGGTCTATAACTCATGCGCTAAAACAACTGGGATACACCACGATTGTGGCGGATATCAATGATCCTGAAGAGGTCAACGATGTGGATTTTTTCTACCGAGTTGATTTTAACCAACTCGATGAAAGTAAGCGTGTTCTGCAACAAATCGTTGAGACACATAATCCTCTGAATCTGGTCAATAACGTTGGTATCGTCAAACCCGCTCTGCTGGATGATGTGGATATTGAAGACTTTCATCTTTTAATGAATATCAATGCTCGCGCAGCACTGTTATCGACACAGGCACTGGTACCAGCGATGAAACAACAGGGATTTGGCCGTATTGTCACCACCACCAGCCGGGTGATTCTGGGCAAAGAACTGCGTACTTGTTATTCAGCCACAAAAGGGGCACTAACCGCGATGAGCCGCACTTGGGCACTGGAACTGGCGCCTTTTGGTATCACGGTCAATTGTGTCGCACCGGGACCGATTGCGACCACGGCCTTCTGGGAAAATAACCCCAAAGACTCACCACAATACGAAAAAATCATTTCATCAGTACCGGCAAGAAAGATGGGCAGTGTGGAGGATGTGTCTCACGCCATTCAGTTTTTCCTTGATGAGAAAAGCCACTTTATTACCGGCCAGACTCTATTTGTATGCGGCGGTATTACCGTGGGTTTGGCAAGTTAA